The window CCTGCATTCACTACCAAAGTATGGTATAAATTGCTTATTATACCTACCTGATATAGAGGGGgggaaagaaaacaaaaaacttgCGTTCATGAAACAAGAGTACCAAAAGCTTGAAATAAACATACTTCAACCAAAATTGAGCACTTCAGTTTTTCTATTCTATTTTACTTTTGGCTGTCAAGAAGCTCTGGATCTCTCTATTGCCTCAAGTAGTTCCAAATAGAGAAACGGATCTTTatgagaaataaatattgcacgtAAAAAGAAATGAAGTAGCGAGGAAGCATTTATGAGCAGGGAAAATGATAAGAGAACAATATAAACTGACAAAATAACCATCTACTTGAGTAAGTTAATTGAATTAACGGAATCTGCAAGCAAGTTGAATTCATTCTGAAACTAATAGAATAGCAAAATTTTTGAACCTGCAGAATCAAGTGAAAAGCATTGTGCTCACAGATTCAAGAGAGAGAGCCCGGCATAAAGTGGCCGTTGTCCATATTGACAGAGCAAGAGTTTCTTCAGCTGTAGCCAACTTTGCTTTGACCTATCAAATATAATCACTCCATAAAGTGACGTGAAACACGCCCTAAAAACCATGACGAACAAGAGAAATACCTCAACAGGGTTCAATAAGTCTAGATAACTTTCAGAAAATCCAAGTGATGAAATGGCAGGTCTTCTATATTCAATAGATTGCAAATGTTCTAGAGGTTGGAAAAATAAGTCGCATCCCCTTTCAGGAACAGGAAGAGAATGATAACCGCAGACTATTTGCAGCACATCGTACTTATTCTCCTATAATAATAAAACCGTTGAGCCAATGAAAAGATGAAATTTGGTAAAGAAAGGAATTAGTTATTGAAGGAAAATTAGCAATCAAAATTAactaaccctagcccattccatTATCAAGTCATCACCGAATTCCTTTTCGCAGCTTGGAAAAAGATCATCATCCTCATCTTCTGAAACCATACTTCTAGCTGGACTGCCATATGATTTGATATCACTGAAATTGGTACTGGGCAAAAGGTATATTGTATTAACAATATATAAGCATATTAGATATCAGGATAAATCCACCACCTGAATAGGGATTCAGAACTCCCTATGCGCTCGAATGAGCGATGCCTTGATGAGAAAGACATCTCTGACCAGAGGTGACCACTCTCACAACTTCCATTAGTTCTTTCCAGCTTgtcaaaaaattgaaaacagTTATATCCTCAGCAATCACCAAATGATAAATACAAAAGGAACAACACACGGCATCTAGTGTTAATTGAGATCTCTTAGAAGTGTTCTTGCAATAATTCTACACTGGTACAATGAGAATTTTCTCAGGCTCAAAACATCGTAAAGGAAATCTTAATCAATCATTTTGGTTTTGCTTACTTGACTCAATTCTGAAGCATGACTGGTTGTACAACTTTCAGGAGATTGAGGTTCCACCATCTTCACTGAAGAGGTTAAGATCTCATCATCAGAAATAATTCCTGCAGCAGCAGCAGTAAGGGTAACTGCACTGTGAATAGGTATTGCCGACGTCATCCAATCACCGGAAGACTTCCTTTCAGGAGAATCAACATTCCCATTTTGATTCGACCTTGGCGCTGATGGCACAGAATCAGTGAGAGAAATTTCACTGATAAACTGAGTTACTCGATTCAAACGCTCCTGGGCTATAATGCTGCAGACCATAACAAAAAAGGTTGAGTTATTTAGATTCCAAAAGGATCGTTCTTtcataggaaaaaaaaaataaagataaccTGTTCAACATCTCAAAGTGTAACTCAAAGAACGGTACTCTGGTTAACAGACAATAGCAGCGAGGTGCTGAAACCAAAAAACGGCTGCTTAGTCCAGGAGAATGAGAAAGAGAAGTTGAGATTCCTAGAAGACAAGGTGGCCTCTGAACAATTTCTTGCACGTGTAAGCATACACCATAAAGAGTCGAATTGTTGGCAACCTGAAGGAAAACAAAGTAGCTTCAGCCACCATTCAATTTCTTCTACAACCTAAACATATGGAAGTTagtaaaaagataaaagaaactTCCAAGCAGTAACTCTCTACTATACTTCTTATCATAGACTTGCAAACTCCTCgaccataaataaaaaaagtgtATGAATCTTGTATTACTCATGACTAGCGGCCATGCATTAAAAGTCAAGAACGTCaaagaaaattctaaaataaaacGTCCATAGGTTGACATAGATGCATATCTGGTAACAACAAGAGctcaagaagcaatcacaaaaTTTACCTTAAGGGAAAAAATAAATGCCAAATCATCTCTTTTCAAGTGTGCCTGTGTCAATAGAAGATGCTAGCATCATTTGGTTTTTGGAAACTAAGAAATAAATTAACTGCTTACCAATAAATACAGTATGATATATTTACTGATCAAAAGAGGATAAAACAGcctaaacttaaaaaaaaaaaaaaaaaaaaaaaaaaaaaaaaaaaaaaaaaaaaaaaactttgccGACACACTTTCTATTTCCTCTCTGAATCAACGGATAAATAATATCCTAATTTCAAGGGCGGGAACAGTCTAGCACATTCATCCTTCCAATTCCCATTTccaacgtttttttttttcattctttctttttataataaaacatgCTCTACGCTAAGAGCTACAAACAAAGAAAACTCGGATCATTGCAACCACAAGGGACTTCATAATAAATAACCCCGTAATCATGAATTTGAAAAACGGCTTCCATTAGCATATGTTTTTGAGTGGATATCTGAATGGATcaaaaaagttaaatatatgACCCACTTGAACATAAGCCAGAAATACACATTTATTAAATGGGTTGATTCACTTGGGCAGGCTACAGACATTACTATTTCTTATGTGGTCAAAAACTCTAATCATCATAAATAAATACAACCAAatgcaaattttttttaaaaaatgtctacAACATGAAAGGGAGAATCAAATTGTTCCAGCGTTCATACAACTTGCTGGAATGAAATTTTGTATCAAAATATCCAAAAGCCAGAACAAGATACACAGAGCAGAATGATAAAggctaaaatatatattaacattTGCTGCCATATATGACAAAGATGCAGAAGACGGTTTAAAAATTTTCATCCATCCCAAAAGACCCTGTTAAAACGCCACCCATCTATGGTAAGGTTATGACAGCAAAACTGGTTTCCCTTTTCTTAGTGTTGATATCTTACAAATATAAGCCCCTGTTCAGAAGATAAATCTCGCCTAGAATCAGAGAGAAAAactagatcgagtaatctcaaAGCTGGCACCACAAAATACATTAATACTGGTACCAGATACCTGACCATAGACAATTTCATTCAGATCACTGAGTGATGGAGTCCTCTCCAACAATTGAGCCTGCATTATTAGAGTCGGTGTGTGAAATTATGTTATACCGGTAAAGATACATAACCAGAAAATAGATCGAATTAAAACAACCAAGTCAATAGTAAACATCTAAGGCCATAATGATTCATAAGGTGATGTCATTGAGAAGTTAAGAGCACCATAAATTTAAACTACTTACTAATGCACAATAATCCAAAAAAGAAACTGTGAGAAAGATGATAGCTTAAAGAAAGTattaatttatttcaataaataatTGTCATTAAATACTATTTCCCATTCAAGAATTTCAATTTTCATCAATGGTGTAAATCCCAAAGAAAAAATTGTTATAACTCACATATGCAACACACAAAAACAATAGTTCAGTCGTATTTAACAATTGATTGGTAAACAAACAGCTTATTTCATATTCAAACGTTGATCAACATATAAATGACACAGAGCATGTTTTGGcgatagagaggaaaacttgacACCTTCAGATATACTTCACCAGATTTAGTCAAACGTTATCAACATATAATGAATAATAATCAACCAGCCTAACCTTCCTTAACACATTATGGCTGATGGATAATAGCTCACCTTAACACCTGCAGGAAAACAAAATGCAGACAAATCCTTCATACGCATAGGCAGCCTCTTCCCAGGTGGATACTTAAAAAGTATCTGTCAAAGCAAGTACAACCGCAATTTCAttaatatataaacaacaaatgCAGGAACGCAATAGTTGACTAACTTGTCGAAGCAAGTACTTATCAACTGCATTGCTGTAGCAAGATGCCAAAAATAAACATGAAACAACGTGTCCTCTAGATATGGGGACCAATATCAGTCTGCAAGACTTTCATCCCAAATTTTGTGGAAGTAAATTTCTAAGCAAACTAAACTTTCAGTAGacataaacaaaacaaaaatgaagcATCTCAAATATCTATCCTTCATAGATATAGCAAAGGCACAGAGTAACTTACTACATACTGGATCATTCTACAATACAAATAGAAGAGTTCTAACAAACTACTAATCCAAATAGCTAACCTGAGGTTCCAACAGGGGAACAGATGGCCCTCTATGCTCTGCCATTCTGATATCTATCTCAGAATTTTTCCTTTGTAACTCCCATTTTTTCCTTTTAGCAAATGCATCCTCCACAGCTTCAAGGTTAGTATCCGGATGGAGCCCAGCAATAATGAAATGTTCAAAGAGAGAGGTGGGCTCCTGATACACAAGGTCCTATAAAATACGAACATATTAAAATTCAATGTATCAaatcttttccttcttttctaacTATGGTAGATATATTTAGCTTAACAAAACCTGCTCAGGTGAGCTCATTGAAATTAAAAAGACCAAGCAATTAGCAGACACTGTTGTTTTATATCACTAAATATGCCTGTTGGAGCACCAGTTCTCCTTCTCCAGATAAAACTGGAAAGTTATACATTTCTTATCCTACGGGAGTGTCAACATAGCTGAAATGTCAGGGTGCAGCTACTAATCCCTAATTTTTGTTAGCTCTTGTACAACCCTCTTGTACTTGGAGTTATTTGTCTCTTTTTATCTATTAATAGAGAGATCCGTAtccgtttcaaaaaaatttgTCCTACTTAATTGTAACAACATCAAATGCGAAATTATTCAATGAGACTACCATAATGTAGGTGCTTCGTAATAACCGTTAGGTGTGTATTAAAAAATATACATCTCTCCTAAATTTGAGATACTCTCACAATTTTTCTCTAATATATCCAACAGTGCAGAGCTGTCACGTCGTTCCACCCTCCTCTGAATAATTTTTTGTTAAACACCCAACTTAACTCTAATCCAAACTAATCATATTTGTATAGGAAATTCCATAAGAGGACAGTGGATGATGACTATCATGTATATCAAACAAGCAGAACAGCCCTGTAATTCCAATGATTTGTCACGTCCAACTAATTTACAAACTAATACAAACCATGTGGAAGGAGAAAATAATTGAGAGCATTGAAAAAAGGCAGGGTATTGCATCAGTATAATATAACATCATCCAGAGGCCAATGAAACCTCGTATACAAAACGTGCATTCAGAAACATAATCTCTTTTtctgttttaaaaaaaaaaaaaacaaacatatcCACCTTTTATTTCGAAACCTGGAAAAAAAACCAAGTTGTAGAAAGAATATAGAAATATGGAATCAATTAGATACCAGAGATTTGGAGTGAAACTGATACCACTGACGTTTTTGGTTTGCCAATATCTCAGGATCAAAACGATAGAAGCCATAATCCTCATCCCGCGTGTCTCTTCCCCATCCCCAAGCTTTCTGCACATGGGATTTCAACCTCTGGAAACTGTTGGATCTTCTATGTTTGGCACTAAGAACTTCACTTCGAGCACGTCGATGTCCCATCCCCATTTCCTGTAGCCCGGTTCCCCCATGATAGACGCTATTTAGAGCTTCACCAGCCACCCTAAATGCCTCCTCCGAGAATTGTTGCAACACCCAGATTGGCGACGGAGGCCGCTCGTCCACCAATTCACCATTTTCATTAATCTCCATTCTCAAATAATCAATTCATCTTTTACGCTCATTGCACCATTTTATCATCATTTAACAGCTTTCTCCATCATCACATTCTCAGTCTTTAACTGATTTCAAAACAATATACccacattcaaagaaaaaacaaagaacaCCCCAAATTTTACACTCCAACACATTTATCCATCTATTTAACCAAACCCCATTTCGTCAATAAGCTGAAACATTCCCAAAAATCCATCCTTACTACCTCGTCACGTGAATGCTTCCATGCAGAAAACCCACGAATCCCCTGTtaccaaaatgaacaaaaacagAGAACAGAATACAGAAGCTGTTAAGGGGGGGAAGAAAACACATACAAGAGGCTAAAGGGGGTGGAATATAATGAGAGAAGCAAATCAAGCATTTTATAAATCAGGTGGATTTGCAGAAGTGAAAACGATGAAGGATAACATGACAAGCGAAGAAACATAGAAATGGGAAAGAAAATGCAGAGAAACAAAAGGAAGAGAAAtcatgaaagaagaaaaaaaatggtggGAATGGCAGAAATCACCTGTTGAATGGATGGATGAATGAATGTTAAGTTAGGAAGTTGGCGCTGAGAGATGGAAAATGAAATTCAGCAAAAATAGGAAAACAGAGAGAAGAAAGTTTTATGTTTAAGAGAGACCGCACCTTCAGGTTCttacacattttttttttcttattggaATTCTCccattaatatttaattatttttcataatcAAAACTAATTTAAGTTTTAAGCATCAATTTcacaaatataattaaattttcataGTATTTTGtcagattttttatattttttatcttATAAACAAGGAtagaaaaattgttttaaatacgttaaatacattaaaaatatttatagatataacaaaatataacaattGATTATGCTACACTATAATAAAGTTTTTATATCTATGTCACTGTAACACAAATAATAGTTTATATTGtaattttataaacaaatttaaaaatttagaaacacGTTAAATATTTCTAAAGAAGTTTATGAATCGAACATAtacaaattttaataattaataattaattttaaattaaatatagtaaaataaattaaaatatttacgaactatagcaaaattttagatttgatcaATAATATAAACCAATAATCTTCTAATCACTATCTATCAATATTATCAGTAGCAGCATATTAGTGTTATTAATATCTATTATTGAcggaatataaaattttattatattttatcaaatttactGTTTTTGACGATTCTCcaatttatttttaacaatACATGGGAATAATCTTCAACGGTAAGTttgattttacaaattttacatCGTTTCAACATTTTAGAATTTGACCATTTGACACATTGAATAGTGATAATAAATGAGAAATAATGACTTTTCAAAAGAGGAAAATAGAAATAATGATGAGAAATAATTTAGAATAATTTAGTATGAAAAACAATgtaagaaaaaacataaagagATTGAGAAATAATAATGGAGAAATAATTAAGAGTATGAGAAATAATaatggagaaaaataaattttgtgtAATTTTAGATTGTGGGGTCCAAAAGTGTTAACTTCCGACGAAAGGTTTTACGTTTTTCGGGATTGTGAGGGGAAACCGACGTGTCGTTTTGGTGAAAAACTACAAGTTCTACCTGTCGGAAATTCTGGGCCCACGTGCTTCCACTTTCGCTAGTTTTTTGCCGTTGGATTTTGGCGAGGCCGTTACGGTTTGATCTTGAGCGTTGGATCTCCACGTCTTCAGGTGGGAATTCGCTGCTTCCAAGACTACCGCAATCGTTTCTTATTTCACAAGTCATCAACAAAGCAACcaatttatttatctatttatttattaacttcGATTTTTGAACCATTTCATATTAAATTCTCAAAATGTCAAAATTTTTCATTCACATTTTCACTTTTGGTTGGATTTGATTTGATAAACAGAAATAATGATtggataaaaagaaaatatatcattttttcGTATGCATTTAGTTTCTCATGTATCAAATTGGTCGATTTAGTCGTCGAGTTTTTAAGAATGAATTTAAAACAtccatttttaaataaaattattaacttgtgaataaaatagaaataacaATGATGATGTGTAGACTTATTATTACTCTACTTTTAAATCAATTTTTGTCCGTAGACTTATTTAAATATCGGTTGTACAAAATACGTAAATGGCTTCATATAATTTTCAAAGAGTTTTCTAATTCAAAGTCTAAGTTGATTCATTCGTAAAAGTTTCGggtttaattattaatatataaatgCAATGACATAATGTCTTTTCAAACAAAACATTAGAGTGTAAAGTCCACttacgaaaaaattagagtttaaattaagaacaattattaatttatgaTTTAAACCAATACAATTATTTGGAACTTACTTAATATTATAACTAGGAAATTTATCGATTTATACCCTTAAGTTTTGGAGGTTATCAATTAAACCACGATTAACTAATAATTGTATCGATTTAAATCTTAAAGTTTTAAAATTGTATAAATTTACGCACACGCCTATAACACCCTGAGTTTAGAAGGAGGACATGAATGAATCGAGATTATGATCCTGAGGATATTAAAGTAtggttaaaaaaataaaataaaaaattgaaagttattATCTACCCCATTAATGTGAACCTTTTTTGTCAGTGGCTCATACACTTAGTTTAAGTGTGTTCAGCTTAGAGCaattaataaatttaagaaaaattataagCACACGATGTTAGTTAAACAAAAGCGAAAGATCAAAGATCATAAATGGTTACATCAAcaaaagttcaaagttaaacataaaaaaaaattaatggatACAACTCGAATATTCAGAATATAAATTGATATTACTTCTCATTATTAGTTATTAGTTGCCACTTTAGTGTATAGTTGAACTAGCTATGATGGTACATTTTGGTATTCAACAAGTAGATTCCTTTCACAAATGAATTATTGCAATAAAGTCAACTAAACAAGGAAGATATTCATACGTACACTCTGCTCCTAATTTTACCATTTCTTGTATGCTAATAAAATGATTTTGAGATAACTAAAATTGAATGATCGTATAAAAAGTTTAGGGACCAAAACGaacaaaaattataaatttgataGGAAACATGGGAAGTACATAGGAGGAGGGAGCGCAATAAAGTGGTGGGAAGAAGTAGGAAAGCACATGCATAATTGCTTTGAAAATCGTTCATTCAAAACATTGCTTATATACTTTTTGCcttttaagatttgttttttccTCATTAACATTTCTCGAAACTTGTGTCAAAGTTGTTTGTTACAAAATTATgacttttttttccttattaGAAAAGATATGTATCTCTTTTCTTAAGggtttataatttattttataaacttgttacatgaattttttaatttataaaatacgTTGGACTGGAGATTATGAAGAGACTTTTATTTGTCACCCAACATGATTGTTGTCAGCTATGACGACTATCGTCAGGAGCAAGACGTCCACCAACAACTGTACCTCCAATGACCAATGTTGGTAACCACTATCGAATTGCTACATCAAGACACCACCAATGTCAACTTAGTGGCCACCTAGTTCTAACGACCAACTCTAATGGTGATCATCTCTGACTACTACTTTTGAAAACCAACTTTGACAACCACCTTTTTTAATGACCTCTAGTGGTCAACTTTACTTTACTGACTACTTTGATGACTCTTACAATTAACTAATAAATACTTACAATTTAAGAGGTACATGGTTTACATTTTGTATatggaaaacaaaagaaagtactTGGTCAATGTTTATAAGATATATTTCTTACTTATTATGATTAAAGGAGCATTTAGAACTTATTGGTTTTATGGAAAAACAGTAGACTTTAACCAAGACTTTGAATGGAGTAACAATTGCGAACAACCCTCCAACAATAAGTCAACTCTTTGTGTTTGTCACTAAATTGAGAAAGTAATTGATTATGCACCAAAAGAAAAAGACTATTTTGGTATTTCAAACCTAAAGTATCCCAGTATAGATATTTAATGTCATTTATATCAAGTCTGAAGTACTTAGTTATCATTAATATACTCTTTACAACAGAAGTTCTCAAACACACCTCTCAAATTTTGTGTATTAagttggtttattttttttaatgttaaagTACCATTTCTTTTTCATGTACTTGAGTCTTGTTCAATTATAATctttttttcaataaatcatTGATGATCTGAAaactttttcaaatattttttttaaaatagtaatatTTACTAAAGTTCCATTTATAGGTGTTGTAAATACACACATCTTGAAAGAAAATGTAATAACAAATAGCTTCGAATTAACAACAATCACATGCATTTAAAGTATATCATGATGATATGAATGTTGCTACGAACTTAATTGAGCTACCTAGAGGAATTACCCAACAATGtatcctcttttttcttttatgactTTTGAATGGTTATTGTTTTGActtttttgtttgattatttgattattttattttatgtcaTTTTTCATTATACTGTAGATTTTGCTTTCATAATTCATGTCATTAACTAATTGGCTGACGTACACATGGCATGTTTCAAATTCAAACCAACATCTTTAAATGTATTTGAAGTTTACCGAAAAAGAAAAAGCATCCAATATCAGTTTGTTGGTGATAGTTACAATCTTGGCCCACCCTTTCCACATGTGAGGAATGAAGTTCTTAAAAGAATGAAAGTGATGGAGGAACTAATTTCTAGCATTAAGAGAATCATAGAACTTCAAGGATTCACCAAGATCTCTAGACTAATATTATGTAGGCTTTCAGTGAAATGATTCAAGACATTAAAACCATCCTAACTCAAATGTCAACATTGTTTAGAACCATAGAGAACATTATCAAATTTCAGCGTGAAGCTAAACCATTACATATATGGTCCTATAAAAATATCACATAGATTTCAAAACGGCTTTATTTTTAGGAGCTTCCATAATGAAGAAAGAAGGGATAGGGTTCATACTCGAGCTTAGGGATGGGCGGAAAGAACGCAGCGAAGGCAATCACCTCCATGCATCAGATCAAAGGCTTTGTTGATCTCTTCCAGCGTCAAATTGTGGGTTATGTATTCATCAACTTTAATTTCCTGCAAGCATATATATGATATAGTAGTAAGCATCCTGGAACTAGAAGAAACTATAGATCCTCAATGCCTAAGTTTTGGTTTTCATTACAACTTTAGGAGT is drawn from Cucumis melo cultivar AY chromosome 11, USDA_Cmelo_AY_1.0, whole genome shotgun sequence and contains these coding sequences:
- the LOC103498930 gene encoding uncharacterized protein LOC103498930 isoform X5, which gives rise to MEINENGELVDERPPSPIWVLQQFSEEAFRVAGEALNSVYHGGTGLQEMGMGHRRARSEVLSAKHRRSNSFQRLKSHVQKAWGWGRDTRDEDYGFYRFDPEILANQKRQWYQFHSKSLDLVYQEPTSLFEHFIIAGLHPDTNLEAVEDAFAKRKKWELQRKNSEIDIRMAEHRGPSVPLLEPQILFKYPPGKRLPMRMKDLSAFCFPAGVKAQLLERTPSLSDLNEIVYGQVANNSTLYGVCLHVQEIVQRPPCLLGISTSLSHSPGLSSRFLVSAPRCYCLLTRVPFFELHFEMLNSIIAQERLNRVTQFISEISLTDSVPSAPRSNQNGNVDSPERKSSGDWMTSAIPIHSAVTLTAAAAGIISDDEILTSSVKMVEPQSPESCTTSHASELSQLERTNGSCESGHLWSEMSFSSRHRSFERIGSSESLFSPARSMVSEDEDDDLFPSCEKEFGDDLIMEWARENKYDVLQIVCGYHSLPVPERGCDLFFQPLEHLQSIEYRRPAISSLGFSESYLDLLNPVEVKAKLATAEETLALSIWTTATLCRALSLESVLQLIAGILLEKQVIVVCPNMGLLSATVLSVVPLICPFQWQSLLLPVLPGRMYDLLDAPVPFIVGTLNRPTDVKMKTSNLVVVDILKDQVKTCSLPTLPRYRELASKLGPVHAKLANKSSIAKKHPVYWCNESQTECAARFLNVMRQYMESLCSNLRSHTITSVQSNNDRVSLLLKDSFIDSFSSKDRPFVKLLVDTQLFSVLTDSRLASFENGFCEVNVPTAPMAEPEVHKVQMKKP
- the LOC103498930 gene encoding uncharacterized protein LOC103498930 isoform X1, whose product is MEINENGELVDERPPSPIWVLQQFSEEAFRVAGEALNSVYHGGTGLQEMGMGHRRARSEVLSAKHRRSNSFQRLKSHVQKAWGWGRDTRDEDYGFYRFDPEILANQKRQWYQFHSKSLDLVYQEPTSLFEHFIIAGLHPDTNLEAVEDAFAKRKKWELQRKNSEIDIRMAEHRGPSVPLLEPQILFKYPPGKRLPMRMKDLSAFCFPAGVKAQLLERTPSLSDLNEIVYGQAHLKRDDLAFIFSLKVANNSTLYGVCLHVQEIVQRPPCLLGISTSLSHSPGLSSRFLVSAPRCYCLLTRVPFFELHFEMLNSIIAQERLNRVTQFISEISLTDSVPSAPRSNQNGNVDSPERKSSGDWMTSAIPIHSAVTLTAAAAGIISDDEILTSSVKMVEPQSPESCTTSHASELSQLERTNGSCESGHLWSEMSFSSRHRSFERIGSSESLFSTNFSDIKSYGSPARSMVSEDEDDDLFPSCEKEFGDDLIMEWARENKYDVLQIVCGYHSLPVPERGCDLFFQPLEHLQSIEYRRPAISSLGFSESYLDLLNPVEVKAKLATAEETLALSIWTTATLCRALSLESVLQLIAGILLEKQVIVVCPNMGLLSATVLSVVPLICPFQWQSLLLPVLPGRMYDLLDAPVPFIVGTLNRPTDVKMKTSNLVVVDILKDQVKTCSLPTLPRYRELASKLGPVHAKLANKSSIAKKHPVYWCNESQTECAARFLNVMRQYMESLCSNLRSHTITSVQSNNDRVSLLLKDSFIDSFSSKDRPFVKLLVDTQLFSVLTDSRLASFENGFCEVNVPTAPMAEPEVHKVQMKKP
- the LOC103498930 gene encoding uncharacterized protein LOC103498930 isoform X4, which encodes MEINENGELVDERPPSPIWVLQQFSEEAFRVAGEALNSVYHGGTGLQEMGMGHRRARSEVLSAKHRRSNSFQRLKSHVQKAWGWGRDTRDEDYGFYRFDPEILANQKRQWYQFHSKSLDLVYQEPTSLFEHFIIAGLHPDTNLEAVEDAFAKRKKWELQRKNSEIDIRMAEHRGPSVPLLEPQILFKYPPGKRLPMRMKDLSAFCFPAGVKAQLLERTPSLSDLNEIVYGQVANNSTLYGVCLHVQEIVQRPPCLLGISTSLSHSPGLSSRFLVSAPRCYCLLTRVPFFELHFEMLNSIIAQERLNRVTQFISEISLTDSVPSAPRSNQNGNVDSPERKSSGDWMTSAIPIHSAVTLTAAAAGIISDDEILTSSVKMVEPQSPESCTTSHASELSQLERTNGSCESGHLWSEMSFSSRHRSFERIGSSESLFSTNFSDIKSYGSPARSMVSEDEDDDLFPSCEKEFGDDLIMEWARENKYDVLQIVCGYHSLPVPERGCDLFFQPLEHLQSIEYRRPAISSLGFSESYLDLLNPVEVKAKLATAEETLALSIWTTATLCRALSLESVLQLIAGILLEKQVIVVCPNMGLLSATVLSVVPLICPFQWQSLLLPVLPGRMYDLLDAPVPFIVGTLNRPTDVKMKTSNLVVVDILKDQVKTCSLPTLPRYRELASKLGPVHAKLANKSSIAKKHPVYWCNESQTECAARFLNVMRQYMESLCSNLRSHTITSVQSNNDRVSLLLKDSFIDSFSSKDRPFVKLLVDTQLFSVLTDSRLASFENGFCEVNVPTAPMAEPEVHKVQMKKP
- the LOC103498930 gene encoding uncharacterized protein LOC103498930 isoform X2: MEINENGELVDERPPSPIWVLQQFSEEAFRVAGEALNSVYHGGTGLQEMGMGHRRARSEVLSAKHRRSNSFQRLKSHVQKAWGWGRDTRDEDYGFYRFDPEILANQKRQWYQFHSKSLDLVYQEPTSLFEHFIIAGLHPDTNLEAVEDAFAKRKKWELQRKNSEIDIRMAEHRGPSVPLLEPQILFKYPPGKRLPMRMKDLSAFCFPAGVKAQLLERTPSLSDLNEIVYGQAHLKRDDLAFIFSLKVANNSTLYGVCLHVQEIVQRPPCLLGISTSLSHSPGLSSRFLVSAPRCYCLLTRVPFFELHFEMLNSIIAQERLNRVTQFISEISLTDSVPSAPRSNQNGNVDSPERKSSGDWMTSAIPIHSAVTLTAAAAGIISDDEILTSSVKMVEPQSPESCTTSHASELSQLERTNGSCESGHLWSEMSFSSRHRSFERIGSSESLFSDIKSYGSPARSMVSEDEDDDLFPSCEKEFGDDLIMEWARENKYDVLQIVCGYHSLPVPERGCDLFFQPLEHLQSIEYRRPAISSLGFSESYLDLLNPVEVKAKLATAEETLALSIWTTATLCRALSLESVLQLIAGILLEKQVIVVCPNMGLLSATVLSVVPLICPFQWQSLLLPVLPGRMYDLLDAPVPFIVGTLNRPTDVKMKTSNLVVVDILKDQVKTCSLPTLPRYRELASKLGPVHAKLANKSSIAKKHPVYWCNESQTECAARFLNVMRQYMESLCSNLRSHTITSVQSNNDRVSLLLKDSFIDSFSSKDRPFVKLLVDTQLFSVLTDSRLASFENGFCEVNVPTAPMAEPEVHKVQMKKP
- the LOC103498930 gene encoding uncharacterized protein LOC103498930 isoform X3, producing the protein MEINENGELVDERPPSPIWVLQQFSEEAFRVAGEALNSVYHGGTGLQEMGMGHRRARSEVLSAKHRRSNSFQRLKSHVQKAWGWGRDTRDEDYGFYRFDPEILANQKRQWYQFHSKSLDLVYQEPTSLFEHFIIAGLHPDTNLEAVEDAFAKRKKWELQRKNSEIDIRMAEHRGPSVPLLEPQILFKYPPGKRLPMRMKDLSAFCFPAGVKAQLLERTPSLSDLNEIVYGQAHLKRDDLAFIFSLKVANNSTLYGVCLHVQEIVQRPPCLLGISTSLSHSPGLSSRFLVSAPRCYCLLTRVPFFELHFEMLNSIIAQERLNRVTQFISEISLTDSVPSAPRSNQNGNVDSPERKSSGDWMTSAIPIHSAVTLTAAAAGIISDDEILTSSVKMVEPQSPESCTTSHASELSQLERTNGSCESGHLWSEMSFSSRHRSFERIGSSESLFSPARSMVSEDEDDDLFPSCEKEFGDDLIMEWARENKYDVLQIVCGYHSLPVPERGCDLFFQPLEHLQSIEYRRPAISSLGFSESYLDLLNPVEVKAKLATAEETLALSIWTTATLCRALSLESVLQLIAGILLEKQVIVVCPNMGLLSATVLSVVPLICPFQWQSLLLPVLPGRMYDLLDAPVPFIVGTLNRPTDVKMKTSNLVVVDILKDQVKTCSLPTLPRYRELASKLGPVHAKLANKSSIAKKHPVYWCNESQTECAARFLNVMRQYMESLCSNLRSHTITSVQSNNDRVSLLLKDSFIDSFSSKDRPFVKLLVDTQLFSVLTDSRLASFENGFCEVNVPTAPMAEPEVHKVQMKKP